A DNA window from Agarivorans sp. TSD2052 contains the following coding sequences:
- a CDS encoding methyl-accepting chemotaxis protein produces the protein MSLTIRQRLLVLALAPVLILASCILLLTYSETNELSQAQSAQTEQSMLSMKQAELKAYMDLAYSAIADIYESGGSFEDALPILKRLQYGDSGYLFGYDKTGTRVLLGKSDKGIGQNFWSLQDKKNQYLVRDLLKASKNGEYYTYYFPKPSSNEALAKLSYAIYLDKWDIYIGTGFYTEDVTAIIAELEAHAKQSLQSSMLFIMLTGLVLLGVALIISYFINRSIMAPLQDLNQSFARLASGDADLSARLDTNYVHEFGQLATNFNAFIALLHDIIGMVGKVAHDVASETSSMSDRANTVDKLLVEQREETEQVATAMTEMTASANDVSDNANQAASSAQEVDNNAGQAMSTVSSAVSTVQQLADEIGQASEVIGKLESDVQNISSALGVIQGIAEQTNLLALNAAIEAARAGEQGRGFAVVADEVRQLASRTQQSTGEIHTMIERLKNGSDAAVSAMDSSQSRSDEAVSGANAASDALQLIKESIQHIMDMNALIATATEEQSHVGQEISQRVVHIADQSSQSASLAQENRAGSLTLNERAEQLEELVKRFTL, from the coding sequence ATGTCATTAACCATCCGTCAACGCCTTTTAGTGTTAGCTTTAGCTCCGGTTCTTATACTGGCTAGCTGCATCTTGCTGCTGACTTACTCTGAAACCAATGAACTTAGTCAAGCGCAGTCTGCCCAAACAGAGCAAAGCATGCTATCCATGAAACAAGCTGAATTAAAAGCTTATATGGATTTAGCTTATTCAGCCATTGCAGACATATACGAATCAGGGGGGAGCTTTGAAGACGCCCTGCCCATTCTTAAGCGTCTACAATATGGAGACTCGGGTTATCTGTTTGGCTACGACAAGACCGGTACTCGGGTATTACTCGGAAAAAGCGATAAGGGTATAGGTCAAAACTTTTGGTCATTACAGGATAAAAAAAACCAATACCTTGTTAGAGACCTACTCAAAGCGTCTAAAAATGGAGAATACTACACTTACTACTTTCCAAAACCCAGCAGTAATGAAGCACTGGCAAAGCTAAGTTACGCTATCTATTTGGATAAGTGGGATATCTACATTGGCACCGGTTTTTACACCGAAGATGTTACTGCGATAATCGCCGAGTTAGAGGCTCACGCTAAACAAAGCCTGCAGTCTTCAATGCTATTTATCATGCTTACCGGCTTGGTATTATTAGGTGTCGCTTTGATCATTAGTTACTTTATCAACCGTAGTATTATGGCACCATTGCAAGACTTAAATCAGTCATTTGCCCGCTTAGCCTCTGGTGATGCAGATCTTAGCGCGCGCTTAGATACGAATTATGTTCACGAATTTGGTCAGCTAGCCACCAATTTCAACGCCTTCATCGCTTTACTCCATGACATTATCGGCATGGTGGGAAAAGTGGCTCACGATGTGGCCAGCGAGACATCATCAATGTCAGATCGTGCTAATACCGTTGACAAATTGTTGGTTGAACAACGAGAAGAAACCGAGCAAGTGGCCACCGCGATGACAGAAATGACCGCATCAGCCAATGACGTATCGGATAACGCTAACCAAGCCGCCAGCTCTGCTCAAGAAGTGGACAATAATGCCGGGCAAGCCATGAGTACGGTAAGTTCAGCGGTAAGTACTGTGCAGCAATTAGCCGATGAAATAGGCCAAGCCAGTGAAGTAATAGGCAAGCTTGAAAGTGATGTACAAAATATTTCATCCGCGCTTGGCGTCATTCAAGGTATTGCCGAGCAAACCAATTTATTAGCATTGAACGCCGCTATTGAGGCCGCGCGTGCTGGCGAACAAGGTCGTGGGTTTGCCGTTGTCGCTGATGAAGTTCGACAATTGGCTAGCCGCACACAGCAAAGTACTGGCGAAATTCATACCATGATTGAGCGCTTAAAAAATGGCTCTGATGCAGCTGTATCAGCAATGGATAGTAGCCAAAGTCGCAGTGACGAAGCCGTAAGTGGTGCAAACGCCGCCAGTGATGCGCTTCAGCTCATTAAAGAGTCGATTCAACACATTATGGATATGAATGCGCTGATTGCTACCGCAACCGAAGAACAAAGCCATGTAGGCCAAGAAATATCACAGCGGGTAGTACATATTGCCGACCAATCGAGCCAATCAGCCTCACTCGCCCAAGAAAATCGCGCGGGTAGTTTGACCTTGAATGAACGGGCAGAACAACTAGAAGAGTTAGTCAAACGCTTTACGCTATAG
- a CDS encoding methyl-accepting chemotaxis protein encodes MSLTIRQRLIFLALAPVLILAASILVLTVTETQKLINEQSSETRENMLNMKKVELKAFMDMTYSSISEIYENGGSLDSALPLLKRLEYGDTGYVFGYTNKGLRVFVGNSDKGIGDNFWSLQDKQGQYLIQDLIKASKKGEFYTYYFPKPGASEPLPKLSYALYLDRWNLMIGTGFYTDDVEEMIEVIESNANDSLDASLVFICFTAAVLLGFALITGYFINRSIMAPLQDLNHSFEKLASGEADLSARLKTDYVHEFGQLATNFNAFIELLHEIISMVGKVSHDVADETSSMSNRANTVDQLLVEQREETEQVATAMTEMTASAHDVSDNANQAAESAQQVDNNAEQAMNTVNSAAETVQSLANEIGEASAVIAKLEGDVQNISSALSVIQGIAEQTNLLALNAAIEAARAGEQGRGFAVVADEVRQLASRTQQSTGEIHTMIERLKSGSDAAVSAMDTSQGRSGDAVTGANAASEALLLIKQSIQHIMDMNALIATATEQQSHVGQEISQRIVHIADQSSQSASLAQENRSGSINLNERAEQLEGLVKRFTL; translated from the coding sequence ATGTCGCTAACCATACGTCAACGCTTAATTTTCTTAGCGCTTGCTCCAGTGCTGATTTTGGCTGCTAGTATCCTTGTACTCACCGTGACTGAAACTCAAAAATTAATCAACGAGCAATCATCTGAAACTCGAGAAAACATGTTAAATATGAAGAAGGTAGAACTTAAAGCCTTCATGGACATGACTTATTCCTCCATTTCCGAAATTTACGAAAACGGCGGAAGCTTAGACAGTGCATTACCACTGCTAAAGCGCCTTGAGTATGGAGATACAGGCTATGTATTTGGCTACACCAATAAGGGGCTTAGAGTATTTGTTGGAAATTCTGACAAAGGCATCGGCGACAACTTCTGGTCACTACAAGATAAGCAAGGCCAATACCTGATTCAAGACCTGATTAAAGCGTCAAAAAAAGGAGAGTTCTATACCTACTATTTCCCTAAACCGGGCGCTTCAGAACCCCTACCAAAGCTTAGTTACGCGCTGTATTTGGACCGTTGGAACCTGATGATCGGTACCGGGTTTTACACCGATGACGTTGAAGAAATGATTGAGGTAATTGAAAGCAATGCAAATGACAGTTTAGATGCCTCATTAGTGTTTATTTGCTTTACCGCCGCCGTTTTACTCGGGTTTGCCCTAATAACTGGCTACTTCATCAATCGAAGCATTATGGCCCCATTACAAGATCTCAATCACTCGTTTGAAAAGCTGGCCAGTGGCGAGGCTGACCTAAGTGCCCGCTTAAAAACCGATTACGTGCATGAGTTTGGCCAGTTGGCAACCAACTTTAATGCCTTTATCGAACTGCTACATGAAATTATCAGCATGGTTGGAAAGGTTTCGCATGATGTGGCCGATGAAACATCTTCAATGTCGAACAGAGCAAATACCGTTGACCAACTGCTAGTTGAGCAACGCGAAGAAACAGAACAAGTGGCGACCGCAATGACTGAAATGACAGCCTCTGCCCATGATGTTTCTGACAATGCTAACCAAGCTGCCGAGTCAGCACAGCAAGTTGATAATAATGCCGAGCAAGCCATGAACACCGTAAACAGTGCAGCAGAAACGGTACAATCCTTAGCCAATGAAATAGGTGAGGCCAGTGCTGTCATCGCCAAACTCGAAGGTGATGTTCAAAACATTTCATCGGCATTAAGCGTGATTCAAGGAATCGCAGAACAAACCAACCTACTGGCATTAAACGCTGCTATTGAGGCTGCTCGCGCCGGCGAACAAGGCAGAGGATTTGCTGTAGTGGCTGATGAAGTTCGTCAATTAGCTAGCCGAACTCAACAAAGTACCGGCGAAATCCATACTATGATTGAGCGCTTGAAAAGCGGCTCTGACGCCGCGGTATCTGCCATGGATACCAGCCAAGGGCGCAGTGGCGATGCGGTTACTGGCGCTAATGCGGCCAGTGAGGCCTTGTTATTAATCAAACAATCGATACAACATATTATGGATATGAATGCGCTAATTGCCACCGCGACCGAACAACAAAGCCATGTTGGCCAAGAAATTTCTCAACGCATCGTGCATATTGCAGATCAATCAAGTCAGTCGGCATCCTTAGCTCAAGAAAACCGCAGCGGCAGCATAAACCTCAATGAACGAGCCGAACAACTAGAAGGGTTAGTCAAACGTTTCACCTTGTAA
- a CDS encoding patatin-like phospholipase family protein produces MQSSEARTLVPIFAGGGTRLPAHIGILAGLKELNVDFTHIVGVSGGSIISSLFASGMSVAQIKAIALDTDFEQFKGFSLISLLRNGGLCSGDKFEAWIDDLLQGARFKDLPMKLHVVATDVRSGSPVVFDAIKTPNEKVSRAVRFSMSIPLIFSFKPYQDHLMVDGSILSEDALHQDWATDGTPVICFRLRGDNDIKPLQTNGIFPLAAYISLLIRTFMTTISREYVNEKFWHRTIVVNTGNTSPVDFHLSDKDKLRLFDIGYKTALDIVPTKIWHQQHPAPAIVGNDNNQNI; encoded by the coding sequence ATGCAATCAAGTGAGGCGAGAACCTTAGTACCTATCTTTGCAGGAGGAGGAACTCGCCTACCCGCGCACATCGGAATTTTGGCTGGCCTAAAAGAGCTCAACGTAGACTTTACTCACATTGTAGGCGTATCTGGCGGGAGTATTATCAGTTCACTATTTGCCAGCGGAATGAGTGTAGCGCAAATCAAAGCGATAGCATTAGACACCGATTTCGAGCAATTTAAGGGCTTCTCCCTCATCAGTTTATTACGAAACGGAGGCTTGTGTTCCGGCGACAAATTTGAAGCTTGGATAGATGATTTATTGCAAGGAGCTCGATTCAAAGATCTTCCAATGAAATTGCATGTTGTTGCTACCGATGTACGTTCAGGTTCACCAGTCGTGTTTGATGCCATAAAAACCCCCAATGAAAAAGTATCTCGAGCGGTGCGGTTTTCAATGTCGATCCCGCTTATTTTTTCTTTTAAGCCCTATCAAGATCATCTCATGGTTGATGGTAGCATTTTGTCTGAAGATGCTTTACATCAAGACTGGGCCACCGACGGCACCCCTGTTATCTGTTTTCGCTTACGTGGCGATAACGATATAAAACCTTTACAAACCAACGGTATCTTTCCTCTAGCCGCTTATATCTCACTGCTTATTCGTACCTTTATGACGACTATTTCCCGTGAGTACGTCAACGAGAAGTTTTGGCACCGAACCATCGTTGTCAATACCGGTAATACATCTCCTGTAGATTTTCATTTAAGCGATAAAGATAAATTACGATTGTTTGATATTGGCTATAAAACGGCACTCGATATTGTTCCCACTAAAATTTGGCATCAGCAGCACCCAGCTCCTGCCATTGTTGGAAATGATAACAATCAAAACATTTAA
- a CDS encoding endonuclease/exonuclease/phosphatase family protein — MKNNWRVLLSKLLLCTFLLVTSWLSHAQLPGCNNQALQYTPPSPDAIQRLNDTEPFTIAVWNSYKGQHVDWLATFTAISQQADFILLQEASRKQLARWSEGPRWHQYQAIAFEWLGDGLGVMNFAKQASIQSCLALSTEPWIRVPKSALLQLYHWQGQDLLLINVHSINFTLSEDDYMKQLQQLGPWLAAYDGAMVLAGDFNTWSEGRLSILEQFISAHQLKTVKFKPDDRTRFFGKALDHIFYRGLRLNSSQSVISESSDHNALLANFSLLRR, encoded by the coding sequence TTGAAAAATAATTGGCGTGTTTTGCTTAGCAAGTTATTGCTATGTACCTTTTTATTGGTGACTAGTTGGCTAAGCCATGCACAATTGCCCGGCTGTAATAATCAAGCATTACAGTATACACCTCCATCACCTGACGCTATTCAGCGCTTAAACGATACTGAACCATTTACTATCGCAGTATGGAATAGTTACAAGGGACAACATGTTGACTGGCTAGCCACTTTTACAGCGATAAGCCAGCAAGCAGACTTCATTCTATTGCAAGAGGCAAGTCGTAAGCAGCTAGCTAGGTGGTCCGAAGGCCCTCGATGGCATCAGTACCAAGCCATAGCTTTTGAGTGGCTGGGTGATGGCTTAGGCGTGATGAATTTTGCCAAACAAGCCAGTATTCAAAGTTGTTTAGCGTTAAGCACAGAGCCATGGATCCGTGTACCTAAGTCTGCGTTATTACAGTTGTACCACTGGCAAGGGCAGGACCTGTTATTGATCAACGTGCATAGCATCAATTTTACCTTGAGTGAAGATGACTATATGAAGCAGTTACAACAGTTAGGTCCTTGGTTGGCAGCTTATGATGGCGCTATGGTGTTGGCGGGGGATTTCAATACTTGGAGCGAAGGCCGGCTATCGATTCTTGAACAATTTATCAGTGCTCACCAACTAAAAACCGTTAAGTTTAAGCCTGATGACCGAACGCGATTTTTCGGTAAGGCTCTGGACCACATCTTTTACCGAGGGCTCAGACTAAATAGTAGCCAAAGCGTTATTTCAGAAAGCTCTGATCATAACGCTTTATTAGCTAATTTTAGTTTGCTTAGGCGCTAA
- a CDS encoding lytic transglycosylase, translated as MKALIVGLFTLLLGACQLTTPTTQDAAVAVEEPATQPLDAQAAKPDERALTQSITDQATATDAELVNAPVVYDDVWIRIEDQLSIPLPENNRRLQAQLNWFLKHPDYMNRVSQRANPYLFFIVEEIERRELPLELALLPIVESAFQPFAYSHGRAAGMWQIIPGTGTRFGLQQNWWYDGRRDVYASTNAALDYLEYLNKFFDGDWLHALAAYNSGEGRVRRAIRANQKAGKATDFWSLDLPKETRAYVPKLLALSQMLTNREAYQLNIPAISNQPYFQKIDTHSQIDLALAADLADIELKELHRLNPGFNRWATAPDGPHYLMIPVKSIANFEIALASLSKSDRMQWARYKVKPGDSLSVIAKRYNTTSQQIKELNQLNSTRIRAGHHLLVPVSSRDQSAYTLSQSQRLAAKQNKPRGDIKMSYTVKPGDSFWSIAKTYKVNHRNIASWNSMAPTDTLKPGKKLVIWKKSNASDERTQTITYQVRNGDSLSRIAQKFKVSVNDLLKWNDLSKSHYLQPGQKLKLHINVAEVSA; from the coding sequence ATGAAAGCGCTCATAGTTGGCCTTTTTACATTGTTATTGGGCGCTTGCCAACTGACGACACCTACCACTCAAGATGCAGCGGTGGCTGTAGAAGAGCCCGCCACTCAACCATTAGACGCTCAGGCAGCAAAACCTGACGAGCGGGCACTCACGCAGTCAATCACCGATCAAGCCACAGCTACCGACGCTGAATTAGTTAATGCCCCTGTCGTTTACGACGACGTGTGGATTCGAATCGAAGACCAGTTATCCATTCCATTACCTGAAAATAACCGCCGCCTACAAGCACAGTTAAACTGGTTTCTAAAACACCCCGATTATATGAACCGGGTGTCACAACGCGCTAACCCCTATTTATTTTTTATTGTTGAAGAAATAGAACGTCGTGAACTGCCGCTTGAATTAGCCTTGTTACCGATTGTTGAAAGTGCCTTCCAACCTTTTGCTTATTCTCATGGGAGAGCTGCAGGTATGTGGCAAATCATTCCCGGTACAGGTACGCGTTTTGGCTTACAACAAAACTGGTGGTATGACGGACGTCGAGACGTATATGCCTCAACAAATGCCGCGCTCGACTACCTAGAATATCTCAATAAGTTTTTTGATGGCGATTGGTTACATGCTTTAGCGGCCTATAATTCTGGCGAAGGTAGAGTAAGAAGAGCGATAAGAGCGAACCAAAAAGCGGGCAAAGCCACCGATTTTTGGTCTTTAGATTTACCTAAAGAAACTCGCGCCTATGTGCCTAAATTACTGGCCTTAAGTCAAATGCTAACAAACCGAGAGGCCTACCAGTTAAATATTCCAGCGATAAGCAACCAGCCTTACTTTCAAAAAATAGATACCCATAGCCAAATTGACTTAGCCTTAGCAGCCGATTTAGCGGACATAGAACTTAAGGAGCTTCACCGTTTAAATCCAGGCTTTAACCGCTGGGCTACCGCTCCAGACGGACCTCATTACTTAATGATACCAGTAAAAAGTATCGCTAATTTTGAAATAGCCCTAGCGTCACTATCAAAAAGCGACCGAATGCAGTGGGCACGCTATAAAGTTAAACCTGGTGATAGTTTGAGTGTTATAGCCAAGCGCTACAATACCACTAGCCAACAAATAAAAGAGCTGAATCAACTCAATAGCACTCGAATAAGGGCAGGCCATCACCTACTGGTCCCCGTGTCATCTAGAGACCAAAGCGCTTACACTTTAAGTCAAAGCCAACGACTTGCGGCCAAGCAGAATAAACCTCGTGGCGATATTAAAATGAGCTATACGGTAAAACCTGGCGACAGTTTTTGGAGTATTGCTAAGACCTACAAAGTCAACCATCGCAATATTGCAAGTTGGAATAGTATGGCACCAACCGATACGCTTAAGCCGGGTAAAAAGCTGGTTATTTGGAAAAAATCTAACGCCAGTGATGAACGGACTCAAACGATCACCTACCAAGTAAGAAATGGTGACTCGCTGTCCCGTATAGCTCAGAAGTTCAAAGTGTCGGTCAATGACTTGCTTAAATGGAATGATTTAAGCAAAAGTCACTACTTACAACCCGGCCAAAAGCTGAAACTACATATTAATGTGGCAGAGGTTAGCGCCTAA
- the gloB gene encoding hydroxyacylglutathione hydrolase, whose amino-acid sequence MQIIHIPAFNDNYIWLVKEPDCNDCIVVDPGDAQPVLKRLADMNCQLSAILITHHHNDHIGGVEALLAAYPHAQVFAPSNARYHFSHTVVKGGVKLTPNGLQSKIRVIEVPGHTLDHVAYLADDHLFIGDTLFSAGCGRLFEGSAKQMHTSLSKIKALAPEVLIYAAHEYTQANLQFALTVEPDNVALQKYQQHVSKQRQMGLPTLPTSLNEQLAINPFLRCGENSIRDSVALELMQPLNNEIEVFAGLRSWKDRF is encoded by the coding sequence ATGCAAATCATCCATATTCCTGCCTTCAATGATAATTATATCTGGTTAGTAAAAGAGCCTGATTGTAACGATTGTATCGTAGTCGATCCTGGTGATGCGCAGCCAGTGTTAAAGCGCTTAGCTGATATGAACTGTCAATTAAGTGCAATACTGATTACTCATCATCATAATGATCATATAGGGGGGGTAGAGGCCTTATTGGCGGCCTATCCACATGCCCAAGTATTTGCGCCTAGTAACGCTCGTTATCACTTTTCTCATACCGTTGTTAAGGGTGGCGTGAAACTGACGCCCAATGGCTTGCAAAGCAAGATAAGAGTAATTGAAGTGCCAGGGCATACACTAGATCACGTTGCCTATTTAGCAGATGACCACCTTTTTATAGGTGATACCCTTTTTTCCGCTGGCTGCGGCCGACTGTTTGAAGGTAGCGCCAAGCAAATGCATACCTCTCTGAGCAAAATTAAGGCATTAGCACCCGAGGTGCTCATCTATGCCGCCCATGAATATACCCAGGCCAACTTACAATTTGCCTTAACGGTAGAACCTGACAATGTTGCACTACAAAAATATCAACAACATGTCAGCAAACAAAGGCAAATGGGCCTGCCTACCCTCCCCACCAGCCTTAATGAGCAATTGGCTATCAATCCATTTTTACGTTGTGGAGAAAATAGTATTCGTGATTCAGTCGCACTAGAGCTGATGCAACCACTAAACAATGAGATAGAAGTGTTCGCAGGTTTAAGATCATGGAAAGACCGCTTCTGA
- a CDS encoding class I SAM-dependent methyltransferase encodes MKPAKIRDVIASPDFWQDLPLGDWLMEQQQSLLDQYLPVAFGYHMLKLGNLSAQLNCHASMIRHQLNVANKGHLVGLRAEPEQLPFQESSLDLCLLAHCLDFSRDPHQILREVERVLTADGYVIISGFNPFSLVGLRRYFPFRKRGMPWSCRMFTPARVKDWLNLLGFEILNDERFAYTSFINSRPAPKWFERWGKRYFRVTASAYFIVARKRRAPLTPIKKAWRVKRRISVPSSISG; translated from the coding sequence ATGAAACCGGCAAAAATACGCGATGTAATAGCCAGCCCAGACTTCTGGCAAGATCTGCCTCTAGGTGATTGGTTGATGGAGCAACAACAAAGCTTGCTTGATCAATATTTACCCGTGGCCTTTGGGTACCACATGCTTAAATTAGGCAATTTAAGTGCTCAGTTGAATTGTCATGCATCAATGATTCGTCATCAACTTAATGTTGCTAATAAAGGACATTTAGTTGGCTTAAGGGCTGAACCAGAACAATTGCCCTTTCAAGAGAGCAGTTTAGACCTTTGCTTATTAGCGCATTGTTTGGATTTTTCTAGAGACCCTCATCAAATTTTACGCGAAGTTGAGCGGGTTCTTACTGCCGATGGCTACGTTATTATTAGTGGCTTTAATCCCTTTAGTTTGGTCGGTTTACGTCGTTATTTTCCATTTCGCAAGCGTGGTATGCCGTGGTCTTGTCGAATGTTTACGCCTGCACGAGTAAAAGATTGGTTAAATTTATTAGGTTTTGAAATACTCAATGATGAGCGCTTCGCTTACACCTCATTTATTAACAGTCGCCCAGCGCCAAAGTGGTTTGAGCGTTGGGGGAAACGTTACTTCAGGGTCACTGCCTCGGCTTATTTTATCGTGGCAAGAAAGCGCCGGGCACCGCTCACGCCAATTAAAAAAGCGTGGCGAGTTAAACGTCGTATCTCGGTTCCTTCTTCTATAAGTGGTTAA
- the dnaQ gene encoding DNA polymerase III subunit epsilon → MSQAKNHRLVVFDTETTGMNDSGGPIYQGHRVIEIGCVEVIDRKLTGNTFHVYINPEQLIDEDAIRVHGITDEFVVDKPLFREVARDFIEFIRGAELVAHNANFDISFLDHEFAMMSRTLTQAMPKCADICSITDSLLVARRGEYNKREIQLAGNKPLPARKNLDSLSDYYGVDRSSRTYHGALLDAELLADVFLKMTGGQNKLNLKQKGSGDGAGVRPIDTNRAPLKVVFATEQELVNHQERLDLVEKKGGQCLWRN, encoded by the coding sequence TTGAGCCAAGCAAAGAACCACCGCTTAGTGGTATTTGATACAGAAACCACCGGTATGAATGATAGTGGTGGCCCCATTTATCAAGGCCACCGAGTGATTGAAATTGGTTGCGTAGAGGTGATTGACCGAAAGTTAACGGGCAATACTTTTCATGTTTATATCAACCCAGAACAATTAATTGACGAAGATGCGATACGTGTTCACGGTATTACCGATGAGTTCGTGGTTGATAAACCCTTATTTAGAGAAGTAGCCCGCGATTTCATTGAGTTTATTCGCGGAGCCGAGTTAGTGGCCCACAACGCAAACTTTGATATTAGCTTCCTAGATCACGAGTTTGCCATGATGTCTCGCACATTAACTCAAGCAATGCCTAAGTGTGCCGATATTTGTAGTATTACCGATTCGCTGTTGGTGGCACGACGCGGCGAATATAATAAACGAGAGATTCAATTAGCGGGTAATAAGCCTTTACCCGCTCGTAAAAATTTGGACTCTTTAAGTGACTATTATGGTGTAGATCGCTCTTCAAGAACCTATCACGGCGCTTTGCTTGATGCTGAGTTGTTGGCTGATGTTTTCCTGAAAATGACCGGCGGTCAAAATAAACTAAATTTGAAGCAAAAGGGGAGTGGTGATGGTGCAGGAGTACGACCTATTGACACCAACAGAGCTCCTTTAAAGGTAGTGTTTGCTACCGAGCAAGAGCTAGTGAATCATCAGGAACGTTTAGATTTGGTTGAAAAAAAGGGAGGCCAGTGTCTCTGGCGAAACTAA
- a CDS encoding TIGR03503 family protein translates to MIKTTLWLCLCLVLPLQATTVFENRDIPLIDNRFRLDHSIDKATFLLYRTPGSPAAILVRPDGSKIYAWDVPKNVSWLETDELDIVTIANPMRGPWQAVAENKGRNRVRILSEVELTTDPIPHQLYQGERLKITARLSTKGERIDLELMLKEALMNIALMRQQLSDDQQVEIRRLELGKFYDDGKNYDEYPDDGIFTTHVKLEARPGKYEMVISTLNQVFTRAQRSPVLIYPNPVAIKVMSPKDEERQARMALVIDTDELKPESVVISGKVYNNVGWEQAFQTYATSEQFTVDLPTPKEQGRYRVMGTLLATTLQNREIVIDLPEEDFVILPPPPPPPKVVAPIPVKVEDPGMSLWLIILLSVSGFLILVGSAFGFIWWRKRKAFAEALKGAREASETSVTAEPKMDEAGGLKMPPE, encoded by the coding sequence ATGATAAAAACAACCCTATGGTTATGCTTATGTTTAGTGTTACCACTGCAGGCTACAACGGTTTTTGAAAACCGGGATATTCCGCTAATCGACAACCGTTTTAGGCTAGATCATAGTATCGATAAAGCCACGTTTTTACTTTATCGAACTCCCGGTTCGCCCGCCGCAATATTGGTTCGCCCCGATGGAAGTAAAATTTACGCTTGGGACGTGCCCAAAAATGTGAGTTGGCTGGAAACAGACGAGTTAGACATTGTTACCATTGCTAACCCGATGCGCGGTCCTTGGCAAGCAGTGGCCGAAAATAAAGGGCGTAATAGGGTTCGTATACTCAGTGAAGTAGAACTCACCACAGACCCGATACCCCATCAACTCTATCAAGGTGAACGGCTTAAAATCACTGCTCGTTTAAGCACTAAAGGAGAGCGTATCGATTTAGAGCTCATGCTTAAAGAAGCGTTGATGAATATTGCGTTAATGCGCCAACAACTATCAGACGATCAACAGGTCGAAATAAGAAGGTTAGAGCTAGGCAAGTTTTATGATGACGGGAAAAATTATGATGAGTATCCCGACGACGGTATTTTTACTACTCATGTAAAGCTTGAGGCTCGCCCCGGTAAATACGAGATGGTGATTAGTACGCTCAACCAAGTGTTTACTCGTGCTCAACGTTCTCCGGTACTCATTTATCCTAATCCTGTGGCGATAAAAGTGATGTCGCCGAAAGATGAGGAGCGGCAAGCGCGGATGGCTTTGGTCATTGATACCGATGAACTCAAGCCTGAATCAGTGGTGATTAGTGGCAAGGTGTATAACAACGTTGGCTGGGAGCAGGCCTTTCAAACTTATGCGACGAGTGAGCAGTTTACCGTGGATTTGCCCACCCCAAAAGAACAAGGACGCTACCGCGTAATGGGCACCTTGCTGGCGACTACTCTGCAAAACAGAGAGATCGTGATTGATTTACCGGAAGAAGACTTTGTGATTTTACCGCCCCCCCCACCGCCACCAAAAGTTGTAGCGCCTATACCGGTCAAGGTCGAAGATCCTGGAATGTCTCTGTGGTTGATCATTTTGTTATCGGTTAGTGGGTTTTTAATACTCGTCGGTTCGGCGTTTGGCTTTATTTGGTGGAGAAAACGCAAAGCTTTTGCTGAAGCGTTAAAGGGAGCGCGTGAAGCTTCAGAAACCAGCGTGACTGCAGAACCTAAAATGGATGAGGCTGGTGGATTAAAGATGCCACCCGAGTGA